The following proteins are co-located in the Rheinheimera salexigens genome:
- a CDS encoding helix-turn-helix transcriptional regulator yields the protein MPYPIQNQGQIKLYIKALRLKAGYTQAQVGHMLGLTQQGYQRLESKAESISVLRFLELLQVLHATLSISERKPANNPHNVETVAELEIYADDKTLLLAHQGLGSNLQKTSNRKKNKAHNKTEREVSKKQQTDAKEQIVVLAVRSDKKLEW from the coding sequence ATGCCATATCCCATACAAAATCAGGGCCAAATAAAGCTCTATATAAAGGCCTTGCGCTTAAAAGCAGGCTATACGCAAGCTCAAGTAGGCCATATGTTAGGGCTGACACAACAAGGCTATCAGCGCTTAGAAAGTAAAGCAGAAAGCATAAGTGTGTTGCGTTTTTTAGAATTACTACAGGTTTTGCATGCAACTCTTTCTATTTCCGAACGCAAGCCAGCTAATAACCCACACAATGTTGAAACTGTAGCAGAACTAGAAATTTATGCTGACGATAAAACACTGCTTCTAGCCCATCAAGGTCTAGGCAGTAATTTGCAGAAAACGAGTAACCGTAAAAAAAATAAAGCACACAACAAAACTGAGCGAGAAGTAAGTAAAAAGCAGCAAACAGACGCTAAAGAACAAATTGTGGTATTAGCTGTTAGATCAGATAAGAAACTAGAATGGTAG
- a CDS encoding IS3 family transposase (programmed frameshift), whose product MSKGKRYTEEFKIEAVKQVTDRGYSVNEVAERLGISAKSLYHWRSQLSGKKAVVIRQASDESVKIAKLEAELKRVTEERDIPKKGRKVLCKPARVKYAFIRDHQQLFSVLAMCRVLKINRSGFYAWLKTPLSNRAIEDHRLLKRINAFYIASGGTYGSPWIHRDLREAGETCSVHRVAKIMRLNRLKAQIGYKRRYIKGGKPSRIADNVLERDFKPTAPNTAWVSDITYIRTYEGFLYLATVIDLFSRRVVGWSMDKNMNKHLVIQALLMAVYQRRPKQSVLVHSDQGSQYGSADYLSFMKEHNLKPSMSRRGNCHDNAVAESFFATLKKRVTRRKIYSTREDAKTEIFNFIEMFYNPKKRHSHTGGVSPAKFEEAYFLKQQTV is encoded by the exons ATGAGCAAAGGCAAACGGTATACCGAGGAATTTAAAATCGAAGCAGTGAAACAAGTCACTGATCGTGGTTATTCTGTTAACGAGGTCGCTGAGCGTTTAGGGATTTCGGCTAAATCGTTGTATCACTGGCGAAGCCAGTTAAGTGGTAAAAAAGCGGTTGTTATCCGCCAGGCGTCTGATGAATCAGTTAAAATAGCCAAGCTAGAAGCTGAGTTAAAACGGGTCACGGAGGAGCGGGATATAC CTAAAAAAGGCCGCAAGGTACTTTGCAAGCCAGCCAGAGTGAAGTACGCCTTTATCCGGGATCATCAGCAGTTGTTTTCTGTTTTAGCCATGTGTCGTGTATTAAAAATTAACCGCAGCGGCTTTTATGCGTGGCTTAAAACGCCGTTGAGCAATAGAGCTATCGAAGATCATCGGTTGCTCAAGCGGATCAACGCATTTTATATCGCCAGCGGTGGCACCTATGGCAGTCCGTGGATACATCGTGATTTGCGAGAAGCCGGCGAAACATGCAGTGTTCACCGTGTGGCTAAAATTATGCGCTTGAACAGATTGAAAGCCCAAATCGGCTACAAACGACGATACATCAAAGGTGGTAAGCCATCACGGATAGCCGATAACGTACTAGAGCGTGACTTTAAGCCCACCGCGCCTAACACGGCGTGGGTTAGTGATATCACCTACATTCGCACTTATGAAGGCTTTTTGTATCTTGCAACCGTCATCGACTTATTCTCCCGCCGTGTTGTGGGTTGGTCGATGGATAAAAACATGAATAAACACTTAGTCATTCAAGCATTGCTCATGGCCGTTTATCAACGTAGACCTAAACAGTCGGTCTTAGTGCATAGTGATCAAGGTAGCCAATATGGCAGCGCTGACTATCTCTCTTTTATGAAAGAGCATAACCTAAAACCATCGATGAGCCGGCGAGGCAATTGTCATGATAATGCGGTAGCGGAAAGCTTTTTTGCTACGTTAAAAAAACGGGTGACACGAAGAAAGATATACTCGACGAGAGAGGATGCGAAAACCGAGATATTTAACTTTATAGAAATGTTTTACAATCCAAAAAAACGACACTCACACACAGGCGGCGTTTCGCCGGCTAAATTTGAAGAAGCGTATTTTTTGAAACAACAAACTGTCTAG
- a CDS encoding ApeA N-terminal domain 1-containing protein, protein MRIKEEWKKSGYFWLPQNEDKKIPGTLSILDGGKIELEVVGLFDESIEALNGNDDLSRIIGHIEKDGLVTLEDCFYRTKNIAFGGISKSFVHVHKVISGVAYKKDEKVTFNTVSFAVEGINEWVGITGINVARSSDYKTATISYDPQEEIIYDLSSGFKLHILFGYTLPGLQSTTEARITHQTYFKLSSEVARDFSEFSKIVHQVTYLLCFALDSTVTISDVAATCNEITIEISKGKTRPANIKLYYPSLPFSKDSPKIDMHKMLFRFSDIRGNATHVFNKWFSTYSVIRPSIGLYFSAVSGDHKYLDGKFLALAQGLETYHRRTSTETFMDVAEFRAMVASLLWSCPKSNRRWLRGRILHGNEINLGQRVKRVINPYKSYIGNSRQRNKFVRSVVNTRNYLTHYSEELAKDSAKGSELWALCQKMEAVFQLHLLQQLEFEDSDIQRILRNNYKLKQKFDEI, encoded by the coding sequence GTGAGAATTAAAGAAGAATGGAAAAAGTCGGGTTACTTCTGGCTACCTCAAAATGAGGATAAAAAAATCCCAGGTACTCTTTCGATCTTAGATGGTGGAAAAATTGAACTTGAGGTGGTTGGCCTATTTGATGAAAGCATTGAAGCCCTTAACGGTAATGATGACTTAAGTAGAATTATTGGCCATATTGAAAAAGACGGCCTCGTTACGCTGGAAGATTGCTTTTACAGGACGAAAAATATTGCATTTGGCGGTATAAGTAAGTCATTTGTTCATGTCCATAAAGTTATAAGCGGTGTTGCTTACAAAAAAGATGAAAAAGTCACATTTAATACAGTTTCCTTCGCGGTAGAAGGGATAAATGAATGGGTGGGCATCACCGGAATAAATGTTGCTCGTAGTAGCGACTATAAAACAGCAACTATAAGCTACGATCCGCAAGAAGAAATTATTTATGATTTAAGCTCAGGATTTAAGCTGCATATCCTTTTTGGATATACACTTCCAGGACTTCAAAGTACAACAGAAGCCCGAATAACACATCAAACCTACTTCAAATTATCATCTGAAGTGGCCAGAGATTTTTCCGAGTTTAGCAAGATTGTTCATCAGGTTACGTATCTGCTTTGTTTTGCTCTTGATTCCACTGTTACTATTAGCGATGTAGCCGCTACATGCAACGAAATAACCATAGAAATCTCAAAAGGAAAGACAAGGCCTGCAAATATAAAGCTTTATTATCCTAGCCTCCCATTTTCTAAAGATTCACCCAAGATAGATATGCATAAAATGCTATTTCGGTTCTCAGATATTCGCGGAAATGCCACGCATGTATTCAATAAATGGTTTAGCACTTATTCCGTTATACGGCCGTCTATTGGGTTATATTTCTCTGCAGTGTCGGGGGATCACAAATATCTTGATGGCAAATTTTTAGCACTTGCTCAAGGGCTTGAAACATATCATAGAAGAACCTCAACCGAGACTTTTATGGACGTGGCTGAATTCAGGGCAATGGTCGCCTCTCTATTGTGGAGCTGTCCAAAATCTAACAGGAGGTGGCTAAGGGGTCGTATACTTCACGGTAATGAAATAAATCTTGGTCAAAGAGTCAAAAGGGTCATTAACCCTTACAAGTCGTATATAGGTAATTCAAGACAACGAAATAAATTTGTTAGAAGCGTTGTTAATACTAGAAACTACCTTACTCACTACAGCGAGGAGCTGGCAAAGGACTCAGCTAAAGGCTCAGAACTTTGGGCGTTATGTCAAAAAATGGAAGCCGTTTTTCAGCTTCACCTTCTTCAACAGCTCGAGTTCGAAGATTCAGATATTCAAAGAATACTTCGCAATAATTACAAGCTTAAGCAGAAGTTTGATGAAATCTAA
- a CDS encoding DUF2513 domain-containing protein — protein MKRNWEVIREVLIRLEELPNTDVGLQLPDFPAEKAYDYAYHIELLIEAGMIEGQMSKAASVGPAHFFVHRLTWVGHELLDSIRSSTVWEKTKKTFANKGIEMTFDLVKSVATEISVSLLKGV, from the coding sequence ATGAAACGCAACTGGGAAGTAATTCGTGAAGTTCTAATCCGTCTTGAAGAATTGCCAAATACCGATGTAGGTTTGCAGCTACCTGACTTTCCAGCTGAAAAAGCTTATGACTATGCTTATCATATTGAACTACTGATAGAAGCAGGAATGATTGAGGGGCAAATGTCTAAGGCAGCTAGTGTAGGGCCTGCACACTTTTTCGTTCATCGCCTAACATGGGTTGGTCACGAGTTGCTTGACTCTATTCGGTCTTCAACTGTTTGGGAAAAAACGAAGAAAACCTTTGCTAACAAAGGTATTGAAATGACATTTGATTTAGTTAAATCAGTAGCAACAGAGATTTCAGTATCGTTGCTTAAGGGAGTTTAG
- a CDS encoding restriction endonuclease subunit S domain-containing protein → MNTTLSHIADVLPGYPFRGSIAAVANGDVQVVQVRDALPTGEIIQTDLIKTTLTGRKQPDWLQAGDVLFVAKGAKHFAALVDDAPRQSVCSPHFFMIRIKPEFKQQVTPAFICWQLNQLPAQRYFCKTAEGSLYVSIRRQVLENTPITLLPLARQNQLTALHQSAVQEQKVFNQLMQNRQQQLDAIALSELSH, encoded by the coding sequence ATGAACACAACTCTTAGCCACATTGCTGATGTTTTACCAGGCTATCCATTTCGCGGCAGTATAGCCGCCGTAGCTAATGGTGATGTGCAGGTTGTTCAGGTTCGTGATGCGCTGCCGACAGGTGAAATAATTCAAACTGACTTAATCAAAACCACGCTAACTGGTAGAAAGCAGCCTGATTGGTTGCAAGCTGGTGATGTGTTGTTTGTTGCTAAAGGCGCTAAGCACTTTGCGGCTTTGGTCGATGATGCGCCGCGGCAAAGCGTCTGCTCGCCCCATTTTTTTATGATAAGAATTAAACCTGAATTTAAACAGCAAGTAACTCCGGCCTTTATTTGCTGGCAGTTAAACCAATTACCAGCCCAGCGTTACTTTTGTAAAACAGCGGAAGGCTCGCTGTATGTCAGTATTCGGCGGCAGGTATTAGAAAATACGCCTATTACCTTGTTGCCGCTAGCTAGGCAAAACCAATTAACGGCATTGCACCAAAGTGCAGTGCAAGAGCAAAAAGTATTTAATCAGCTTATGCAAAACAGGCAGCAGCAGCTTGATGCTATCGCGCTGAGTGAGCTAAGCCACTAA
- a CDS encoding type I restriction-modification system subunit M N-terminal domain-containing protein has product MPTSKINQDDINKAVWAACDTFRGVISADTYKDFVLTMLFLKYISDVYKDEYNTYEPSRSQ; this is encoded by the coding sequence ATGCCAACCAGTAAAATTAATCAGGACGATATCAACAAGGCTGTTTGGGCAGCCTGTGACACCTTTAGAGGGGTTATTAGCGCTGATACCTACAAAGACTTCGTATTAACCATGCTGTTCTTAAAATACATCTCAGACGTGTATAAAGACGAATATAACACATATGAGCCTTCTCGGAGTCAATAG
- a CDS encoding type I restriction-modification system subunit M, with translation MAKQRFVLPKGASFWDLYEQRHQAGNGQRIDQALHAIEEANGTKLKNVFQDISFNTDKLGQEKQKNDLLRHLLEDFGKDILNLSSERVGSLDVIGNAYEFLIKHFAAGSGATAGEFYTPPEVSDLLATILEPVEGDQICDPACGSGSLLLKCGAMVRKNSGSKKYALFGQEAIGSTWALAKMNMFLHGEDNHRIEWGDTIRNPLLLDKDGKGLLHFDVVTANPPFSLDKWGHDDASNDPYGRFRRGVPPKTKGDYAFISHMVETLKPGSSSTRGGRMGVVVPHGVLFRASSEGKIRQQLIEENLLDTVIGLPEKLFFGTGIPAAILIFKKQKNDNKVLFIDASREFKSGKNQNQLTSDNIQKIIDTYKARENVDKYAYLASFDEIKENDFNLNIPRYVDTFEEEEEIDLEAVRAERLGLKAELNALEAEMDSYLKELGYGA, from the coding sequence ATGGCCAAGCAGCGCTTTGTGCTACCTAAAGGCGCAAGCTTTTGGGATTTATACGAGCAGCGTCATCAGGCCGGTAATGGCCAGCGTATCGACCAAGCTTTGCATGCCATTGAAGAGGCAAACGGCACTAAGCTGAAAAACGTGTTCCAAGACATCAGCTTTAATACCGATAAGCTAGGCCAAGAAAAGCAAAAGAACGATTTATTGCGCCATTTATTAGAAGACTTTGGTAAAGACATTCTTAACCTAAGCTCAGAGCGTGTGGGCAGTTTAGATGTAATTGGTAACGCTTATGAATTCCTAATTAAGCACTTTGCTGCCGGTAGCGGGGCAACGGCTGGCGAGTTCTATACGCCACCTGAAGTATCAGACTTATTAGCCACTATATTAGAGCCAGTAGAAGGCGACCAAATATGCGACCCCGCTTGTGGCTCAGGCTCGTTATTATTGAAGTGCGGCGCTATGGTGCGCAAAAACTCTGGCTCTAAAAAATATGCCTTATTTGGCCAAGAAGCTATCGGCTCTACTTGGGCACTGGCAAAAATGAATATGTTCCTACACGGTGAAGATAACCACCGTATTGAATGGGGCGACACTATTCGTAACCCCTTGCTGTTAGATAAAGATGGTAAAGGTTTATTGCACTTTGACGTAGTAACCGCAAACCCACCTTTTAGTTTAGACAAATGGGGCCATGATGATGCCAGTAACGATCCCTATGGTCGTTTTCGTCGTGGTGTGCCACCCAAAACTAAAGGCGACTATGCCTTTATCAGCCATATGGTTGAAACCCTAAAGCCTGGCTCTTCATCAACAAGAGGGGGGCGCATGGGTGTAGTAGTGCCTCATGGCGTCTTATTCCGCGCATCCAGTGAAGGCAAAATTCGCCAACAACTAATAGAAGAAAACCTGTTAGATACCGTTATCGGCCTACCAGAAAAGCTGTTTTTTGGTACTGGTATTCCCGCTGCCATTTTAATTTTCAAAAAGCAAAAAAACGACAACAAGGTACTATTTATCGATGCCAGCCGTGAATTTAAATCGGGCAAAAACCAAAACCAATTAACTAGCGATAATATTCAAAAAATTATCGACACCTATAAAGCCCGTGAAAACGTGGATAAGTACGCCTACCTAGCTAGCTTTGATGAAATTAAAGAAAACGATTTCAACCTCAATATTCCGCGCTATGTCGATACCTTTGAGGAAGAGGAAGAGATTGATTTAGAAGCAGTACGTGCCGAGCGGCTAGGGCTTAAAGCTGAATTAAATGCCCTTGAAGCAGAAATGGATAGTTACTTAAAGGAGTTGGGATATGGTGCCTAA
- a CDS encoding restriction endonuclease subunit S, with translation MVPNGWKRKPLEKVAEIKTGVAKGKKGLKDPIDVPYLRVANVQDGYIDLSEVKTIQIERHQLDRYSLQVGDVLMTEGGDFDKLGRGDVWQGQISPCLNQNHVFAVRTNKQIVLPYFLAALSGSNYGKTYFLSCAKRSTNLASINSTQLKEFPVLIPPLPEQLKIAKILSTWDKAISTTERLIDNSKQQKKALMQQLLTGKKRLLNDSGKPFEGDYKRYSFSDLVDIDCKSLSSKTPSDYKFKYVSLSDVEPGKVSKNLEEHMYETAPSRAKRILKSGDILLSTVRPNLKGFARVTKEVNGYIASTGFAVLTPKPKSSGDYIYHYLFSSHLTGQINSLVVGSSYPAINSSDVAGLKIYCSSYAEQTKIAKVLNNCDEGIEHLEKQLSDLQHEKKALMQQLLTGKRRVVVNLPECII, from the coding sequence ATGGTGCCTAATGGGTGGAAACGTAAACCTCTCGAGAAAGTTGCAGAAATAAAAACTGGCGTAGCCAAAGGAAAAAAAGGATTAAAAGATCCAATCGATGTTCCGTATTTAAGAGTTGCTAATGTTCAGGATGGTTACATTGACCTTTCCGAAGTTAAAACCATTCAGATAGAACGTCACCAACTAGATAGATACTCTTTGCAAGTCGGTGATGTTCTTATGACTGAAGGAGGTGACTTCGATAAATTAGGTCGTGGTGATGTATGGCAAGGACAAATTTCTCCATGTTTAAACCAAAATCATGTTTTTGCTGTTCGCACCAATAAGCAAATTGTGTTGCCTTATTTTCTTGCTGCTTTGTCAGGAAGCAACTACGGTAAAACTTATTTCTTGAGTTGTGCAAAGAGAAGCACCAATCTTGCAAGTATAAACTCGACTCAATTAAAGGAATTCCCTGTTCTTATCCCACCCCTTCCAGAACAACTCAAAATCGCCAAAATTCTATCCACTTGGGATAAAGCCATTAGCACCACAGAGCGCCTAATTGACAACAGCAAGCAGCAGAAAAAAGCCCTAATGCAACAACTACTCACGGGCAAAAAGCGCTTGCTTAATGATTCAGGAAAGCCGTTTGAGGGAGATTATAAACGATATAGTTTTTCTGATTTAGTAGACATAGATTGCAAGTCATTAAGTAGTAAAACTCCTTCTGACTATAAATTTAAGTACGTATCATTATCAGATGTTGAACCAGGTAAAGTTTCTAAAAACTTAGAGGAACACATGTACGAAACTGCCCCTTCTCGTGCTAAACGCATTCTAAAGAGTGGTGATATTTTACTTTCAACTGTACGTCCTAATCTAAAAGGTTTTGCAAGAGTAACCAAGGAAGTTAATGGATATATTGCCTCTACAGGTTTTGCAGTATTAACACCCAAACCAAAATCGTCAGGTGACTACATCTATCATTATTTATTTAGTAGTCACTTAACAGGACAAATCAACTCTTTAGTTGTCGGTTCAAGTTATCCAGCAATAAACTCTTCTGATGTAGCAGGTTTAAAAATTTATTGCTCTTCATATGCTGAGCAAACAAAAATCGCGAAAGTTTTAAATAATTGTGATGAAGGAATTGAACACCTTGAAAAACAATTATCTGATTTACAACATGAAAAAAAAGCTCTAATGCAGCAACTGTTGACAGGTAAACGTAGAGTTGTAGTAAATCTTCCGGAGTGTATTATTTAA
- a CDS encoding type I restriction endonuclease subunit R, whose product MNTSANFQEEFSSKIPSLALLTTLRYQFIPPSQCDTLRGNLFLKDKKSTHQVILLPVMRAFLATQTFSFAGKQHKLSDAAIDKVMHELTPAMNLGLKAANEKLYNAMIYGVSVTEFIDGKKASPTIQLIDWHNIANNQFHFTEEFVVQNAEGTGNRIPDIVCFVNGLPLVVIEAKRPDSNKDGKSTCSEAISQHIRNQGQQEIPHLYAYSQLLLAVNGNDGLYATCGTAEKFWAKWTEELIPEAEFNRLKNKKLASEQLDLLFKHRTLAAKQEYLSLLAAGDLVVTDQDRLIISLLQPERLLEMTRLFTLFDKKAGKIVARYQQVFGIKALVERITTIDASGSREGGVIWHTTGSGKSFTMVFFSKALIWLEQLAQCRIIIVTDRVDLEDQLSRTFATGGALTDRDKKDAMATSGRRLAEQIGKGNERVIFSIINKFGSAIKYDECYNDSPNIIVMVDEGHRSQNGENNIRMQQTLPKAAFIAFTGTPLLKDDKTENKFGKIIHSYTMQQAVEDQTVTPLLYEERIPELNVNDQAIDAWFDRITQKLSDKQKSDLKRKFSQKGQIYQTEGRIELIAHDISDHFQNFKYQHLKGQLACDSKASAIRYKKALDKIGKVTSVVAVSAPDTREGHEAVDQESKDIVQVWWKDNVYQQYAGDDKAYTKAIIEDFSRDDGPDIMIVVDKLLTGFDEPKNTVLYIDKPLKEHNLIQAIARVNRLHSKKRFGYLIDYRGILKELDTTIEKYQDLAERTQGGFDIDDLKGLYNNVDTEYKKLPGLHSLLWAVFADVKNKQDGPALRQALAPKVQEVNGQLVDTNLKNRDDFYDALTEFASCMKVALQSASFFEDKSFDDKRELYKRDLKAFTELRLQVREDANETINYDAYAEDIRNLLDKHIAGIEVKEPDGAYLVGNLGKDIKPQDLSDDEARNQTDKITGRVTQMIEQDLADDPYAQEYFSKLLKQAIEDAKAMFDAPVKQYIMFADFEQDVKARNVATIPNDFINESGKLNKHAQAYFGLFKHLFGDDYLEQKALANEHLVKHAFSIDSIVNDAVAEYSINPAEIENAISMKLLPMLFTDLGIEDAQKLIEEVLKITRLGLARG is encoded by the coding sequence ATGAACACTAGCGCTAACTTTCAAGAAGAATTTAGCTCTAAAATACCTTCACTTGCATTGCTAACGACACTTCGCTATCAGTTTATCCCGCCTAGTCAGTGCGATACCTTGCGCGGTAATTTGTTTTTAAAAGATAAAAAAAGCACTCATCAAGTTATTTTGTTACCTGTAATGCGCGCGTTTTTAGCCACGCAAACATTTTCGTTTGCGGGTAAGCAGCATAAGCTGTCGGATGCGGCTATTGATAAGGTAATGCACGAGCTAACCCCTGCGATGAACTTAGGGCTAAAAGCCGCTAATGAAAAGCTGTATAACGCTATGATATATGGCGTTAGCGTAACCGAGTTTATTGACGGCAAAAAAGCCTCGCCAACTATTCAATTAATTGACTGGCATAATATTGCCAATAACCAATTTCACTTCACTGAAGAGTTTGTGGTGCAAAATGCTGAAGGCACGGGCAATCGCATTCCAGATATAGTTTGCTTTGTAAACGGCTTACCCTTGGTAGTAATAGAAGCCAAGCGGCCCGATTCAAATAAAGATGGCAAATCAACCTGCTCTGAAGCGATTTCGCAACACATTCGTAACCAAGGGCAACAAGAAATCCCGCACTTATATGCCTATAGCCAGTTATTGCTAGCAGTGAATGGTAACGATGGCCTTTATGCCACTTGTGGCACAGCTGAAAAATTCTGGGCGAAGTGGACTGAAGAGTTAATACCCGAAGCGGAATTTAACCGCTTAAAAAATAAAAAGCTCGCTAGTGAACAGCTCGATTTACTGTTTAAACACCGCACTTTGGCAGCAAAGCAAGAATATCTGTCGTTACTGGCTGCGGGTGATTTAGTGGTTACGGATCAAGATCGGTTAATTATTAGTTTATTGCAGCCTGAGCGTTTATTAGAAATGACCCGCTTATTTACCTTGTTCGATAAAAAAGCTGGCAAAATAGTTGCGCGTTATCAGCAGGTGTTTGGCATTAAAGCCTTAGTAGAGCGCATAACTACTATTGATGCCTCTGGCAGCCGTGAAGGGGGTGTTATTTGGCATACTACCGGCAGTGGTAAATCTTTTACTATGGTGTTCTTTTCTAAAGCTCTTATCTGGCTAGAACAGCTAGCACAATGTCGCATTATTATTGTTACCGACCGCGTTGATTTAGAAGACCAATTAAGCCGCACTTTCGCCACCGGCGGCGCATTGACCGATAGAGATAAAAAAGATGCGATGGCAACGTCTGGCAGGCGGTTAGCCGAGCAAATAGGTAAAGGTAACGAGCGCGTTATATTTTCAATTATCAATAAGTTTGGCTCGGCAATTAAGTATGACGAATGCTATAACGACAGCCCGAATATTATTGTTATGGTAGACGAAGGCCACCGCAGTCAAAACGGTGAAAATAATATTCGCATGCAGCAAACGCTACCCAAAGCTGCCTTTATCGCCTTTACCGGTACACCGCTTTTAAAAGACGATAAAACCGAAAACAAGTTCGGTAAAATTATACACTCTTACACCATGCAGCAGGCAGTTGAAGATCAAACCGTCACCCCATTGTTGTATGAAGAGCGCATTCCAGAATTGAATGTGAATGATCAGGCTATTGATGCTTGGTTTGATCGTATTACCCAAAAGCTAAGCGATAAGCAAAAGTCAGATTTAAAGCGTAAGTTTTCACAAAAAGGCCAAATTTACCAAACCGAAGGCCGCATTGAGCTTATTGCCCATGATATTTCTGATCACTTTCAAAACTTTAAATATCAACACTTAAAAGGCCAACTGGCTTGTGACTCTAAAGCCTCTGCCATTCGTTATAAAAAAGCCTTAGATAAAATAGGTAAAGTAACGTCAGTTGTGGCCGTGTCTGCACCTGATACACGCGAAGGCCATGAAGCGGTTGACCAAGAAAGCAAAGACATAGTGCAAGTGTGGTGGAAAGATAACGTTTACCAGCAATATGCCGGTGATGATAAAGCCTACACCAAAGCCATTATAGAAGACTTTAGCCGTGATGATGGCCCAGACATTATGATAGTGGTTGATAAGCTATTAACCGGCTTTGACGAGCCCAAAAATACTGTTTTGTATATCGACAAACCGCTTAAAGAGCATAACCTTATTCAGGCTATTGCACGGGTGAACCGCTTACACAGTAAAAAGCGCTTTGGTTATTTAATTGATTATCGCGGTATTTTAAAAGAGCTAGATACCACCATTGAAAAGTATCAAGACTTAGCCGAGCGTACTCAGGGCGGCTTTGATATTGACGATTTAAAAGGCTTATATAACAACGTAGATACCGAATATAAAAAGCTACCAGGTTTACATAGCCTGCTATGGGCTGTATTTGCAGATGTAAAAAATAAACAAGATGGCCCAGCCCTTAGGCAAGCATTAGCCCCTAAGGTGCAAGAGGTTAACGGCCAGTTAGTGGATACCAACCTTAAAAATCGTGATGACTTTTATGATGCCTTAACTGAGTTTGCTAGCTGCATGAAGGTAGCTTTGCAATCAGCGTCATTCTTTGAAGATAAGTCATTTGACGACAAACGTGAATTATATAAACGGGATTTAAAAGCCTTTACAGAATTGCGCTTACAAGTGCGGGAAGATGCAAACGAAACCATTAACTACGATGCATATGCTGAAGATATTCGTAACTTATTAGATAAACATATTGCTGGCATTGAAGTAAAAGAGCCCGATGGTGCCTATTTAGTGGGTAACTTAGGCAAAGACATTAAGCCACAAGATTTAAGTGACGATGAAGCGCGTAACCAAACCGATAAAATTACCGGTCGCGTAACCCAGATGATAGAGCAAGACTTAGCAGATGATCCCTATGCTCAAGAGTACTTCTCAAAGCTGCTAAAACAAGCCATTGAAGATGCCAAAGCCATGTTTGATGCACCGGTAAAGCAATACATTATGTTTGCTGACTTTGAGCAAGACGTTAAAGCCAGAAATGTAGCCACTATACCCAATGACTTTATTAATGAGTCAGGCAAGCTAAATAAACATGCTCAAGCCTATTTTGGTTTATTTAAGCATTTATTTGGCGATGACTATTTAGAGCAAAAAGCGTTAGCCAATGAGCACTTAGTTAAACACGCCTTCTCCATTGATAGCATCGTTAACGATGCGGTGGCAGAGTATTCTATAAACCCTGCAGAAATTGAAAATGCTATTAGCATGAAATTACTGCCTATGTTATTTACCGATTTAGGCATAGAAGACGCCCAAAAACTGATAGAAGAAGTGCTTAAAATCACCCGCCTTGGCTTGGCAAGGGGCTAA